gtgcaCCTTGTTGTCCAGGTCAAACAGGTAGGAGTCGTCTTCTCTAACATCTGCTTCTGCGTCAGAGATGAGCTCCCCGACATATCTGTGTGGACGGAGGAAAGACGCTTAATGTCTAACCTCtaacttttaatataaaaaacaacctGTTGTGTGTCTAATGGACAGTCCCCTCTTACTCGCAGATGAAGCTTCCCTGTGGAATATCCTGCAGAGCTCGAACTCCCCAGCCCATCTTCTCTGTCCTGTAGAGCTGGAGACGAACTCTGACGGAACAAGAGGGTTCAGACTGAAGTGAAAAAGActgaacatttataaaaaattaaGCAGTGCAGTTATTAGTCACGAAAGAGCCAATAAATGGAGGTTTGGCTTGAAAAAACTCATTTTCAGTTTGATGAATCATCAGTGTTTTGCCAATGTGACTTTCAGCAAGTTGTTGTAGATAAATAGTTTAGAATCACATGGTGTTTGCCAGCATTTCCATCTAATAACTTCacaaagtaatttattttctgtaataacTAGTTAAAAAAGCTGCATGTGGTTGAGAAACATGTTAGAGGAGTTCAATTCTTACTTGATTCCTGCCTGTACCACCCTGTTCTTGCATGTTCGGTAACAGGAACACGCCATGTTGCATTCAAATATAAGTGGTGGTTCAATTTTGTTGAATTCCTGGAGCAGCCGCTGGTCCTAAAAACAACGATACAACAAGTTGAGATTAGtttccttccttttcctcctATAACTCATGAACCCTGGTCATTGACCGCATGGATCTcgccaacttttttttttttttttgctggtcAGTCGAGCATTTTGGATTGAGTCGTACAGCTTTTTTGAGTAATTACTTTGATCACGTGGCCgtaaaacatttccatttacCTTGTCGTACCAGCAGCGGATACTGAGCTGCCCACAGAGGCAGTTGCTAGATGAGCAGTCATCAGTGCAGCTACAGTGCTGAAGTgaagataattaaaaaaaggcatGAGATGCATTTTTCATTgcagataaaacatttgtatgtgtgtaacagAAGAAAGCCCGATATATATTATACCTGCAAGTGTGTAATATTGCGGTCTATGTTCATTGCTGAAGTTTCACAGTTTTCTGAGATATATTTGTAGTCTGAAGGACAGCCCTCGTCGTCCACTGCGTTCACACAGGGAATCGGTACGTTCTCGTAGCCTTGTGCAATGTCACTGCAACAATAAGCAATCAACTGGTTAACGAGAACAAGTTCTGCATCTAAAAAGATAAGGCTCCATGAAAATAACACAACACCTACCTGCAGATGATTCTCTCAGTCCGAAGCATACGATTGGTTATTCCCCTTCTCAGTTTCCTGTTGATCTGGAGTGCCACCCACACCGGCGTGTCGGGCCGTGCGAGGCTGAGAGGCGTGTCTCCTTCCCTGTTCATAATGTCAATGTCTGCACCTCTGGACAGGAACAACCTGCAGCgtaaacagaaacatgtatTTGTTGGTATGTGGGTGGGCGCTACGGTCTCGAGCTAAAGCAAAGAACACATGCGACTCGTACATTAAATGAGACTACAGCTTGTGATTGACATTGACTCACGTAACACATTCCAAGTAGCCCTCTCTGGCGGCGATGTGGAGCGGTGTGTCTCCGTGCATGTTAACTGAGGCGATGGAGCAGCCAGAATTCATCACCAGCTCTGCAATATCCACATTCCCTGCATACGCTGCCCAGTGGAGACACACATTCAGCTCCTGAAAGGAGGGAAGGGACTGTTTAAAGTAATAACCTGAAACATTTTCATGCAACTACATCCAGTTTGTCATTTTGACTCCATCACCACTTCTTACGACACAATAAAGCTGAGAGGGGCTGCAGGGAGGAGGTAAAAACAATGGATGGTTCCAGAATCACAGAGGCCATATCACATATGTTTCACCGGTTAAAATTCaaactagaaaagtgcactcagtCTGTTCGGAATCTTACTGATTCTGAATCGTACTCTCCTGTTTTATCAGAAAGACAGTCAAGATGGCGAAGATGATAACAAAAACGgggatttattaatttaatatgcctaactttagtggatcacAACATATCGGGTATGTTAATTAATCTGCAGAAGCGCTgcttcaaaatgagaccaaacttttgtttggatgtcagtttttgagccacaACAAATTCCAACATGTGGCTTGTGTTTTTAGACTAgccgaaatgtgttttgctATTGAAGAAGTTGATCACTTGCAGCCCCTGCCAGCCGGTGAAGAGGAGTCAGCGGTCAAAACAATTATTACATTGacataaaacagtcaataaaataggtTGAATTACTGCAAGCACAAGAGGTTCTTGAGCATACAAtcataaatgagcacaaagaTATAAGATTGATTGGTCCAGTAGtcactcacagacacagacacacagacacagacacagacacacacacctcagtgttAGCGAGTAGAAACTTACCTTATCACTAATGGTGACATCAGCTCCTCTGTTCAGCAGGACTTTTATCACCGCTACGTGTTTGTGCTCTGCGGACCAGATGATCGGCGTCCAGCCACCGCTGTCCTGAAACAAAGCGACATGAAGAATCAGAATCAGCCTACAACagcaaaacattaattatagGAAGGTTGGGCCTAAAATACTGACATTTTGGCTCTTCCTTTACCTGTGCGTTTACATCAACCTGCCCCGTTTCCAGAAGCAAGTTGACAATTTCAAGGTTTCCCAGCTTGGCGGCGTGGTGGAGGCCGGTATATCCATCCTCCTCCTGAAGACATGAACAAAGACTGAAATCCATATCAACCAAACCCCTGAAGGTTGatatttaggtttttattttagacactaacagacactcaCAACATGGTAGACACAGGCACCGTTCTGGACCAGGTAGTGAGCCACCTCAATGTGATTGTTGATGATGGCTTCAAACAGAGGGGTCCTCCGGTCCTTGTCCTGGGCATCCACTTGAGCTCCTGCCTGTTAGTATAAAttcaaaaataatctttaatcTTAGGCATAAGACCAGgaaagactaaataaatacacGTAATAATGAGCACTGTGCTTTTAAGttggattttgttttaaaataatttcagcAGCATAGGAACCTGACCAATGGAGCAAGCAGAGCAGCTGCATCCCAACTATTcgacttgggggggggggggggggggggaggaacaTGCATTTTGCATCCCTACTTTTTGATCATgctctttttaaacatttgagcTACTTTGAATCAAAAGTCTGTAGTAtacaagttaaaaataaaatgtcccaTCCTTACTAAAGTCATGAACTCCAGACAAAGTCCGAAGAATCAGGTCGGGAAACACACTGCAGTTGTAATTCCACGTTTTTAAGCTTTTCACCggaaataaaaacagcttctATTTTTAACAATAAATCACAGGAAGTCCTCTTTTCCATTAGTGCTAGTTTCACAGCGGAGCGTTCCAGTCAAAACCAAACTAGTCTCTCACAGCCAGAGAACTACCCAAGATACACAAACTGCCTTATGAAATATATGCACTTTGACAGAATGTATCTGTCACTGCTGTTGCTGCCATACCTCCCCTTGCCCGTCACAAATCTGAATCTTTCACCCCTACTTTAAACAGAACTAGGCGTCCATGGTCAGCAGTAACCCTAAATTGTTGGTGTTAAAAGGTTTTATACTTCAATATACTTCAACTGTGTTAAATCAGCTGTTTTGTGTCAGCACGTGTACTaatcacagaaaataaactaaCAAGACAGATGCTAAAAATGATCTCAATTCCGTCACCTGTATGAGAATGTAGCAGACTTCCAGCAGACCTCTCTGAGCTGCAGCATGAAGAGCAGAGCGCTTGTTCTGAGAGTCAGGCTGGTATGTTGGATCTATGCCCTCCActatgacacaaacacaaaacagttttaatatacaaatattatgaACTGTATCATGAACTCATCAATTAGCAGCCAAGAGGAAATGCacaaatagttaaaataatatacattaaaatgtttaatgtgtgaTTAAACCACCCAGACAGTACAtctaaaatgaataataaaaatatatatttataccacATACAACAACACTGGGTCATAAATGAAAAGTGCAAGCCTACTCACTCAGCATGAGCAGGACTCTCTGCACCTCTCCTTGCTTGGCAGCAGGGTAAAGCTGGCGAGGGTGGAACCTCAGTTTCTTCCTCCTGGCAAATCAAAACCAACAATCATCAGTTTGACCTAAACTTGTCTAATGACCGCTGAGAGTTGTGTAATTTTCCTTGTTAGAGctaaagcaaacaaaaataGGAAATAATTTCACGGCAGTGCCTGCAGATGAATTGTGTTTGTAACAAACTGTTCCAACAGCAGATTTCTACAGGTAGTGGAGATGCTCGAACTGAAATTTTATGaccagattttattttttgattttatGCTGGCTGGAGGTCAGACATGTTCAAATATAGCAAGTTTCTGGACTGTTAGCACAAAAACCTCAAAgagtaaaatgtgtttctagTGAGACATAAAAATTAGGGacgatatgaggaaaatatacGATAACGTGGTAATTATGGCGATAACTGTACAATTACAGACTTTCCTCCTTCAACCATGCAGAGCAGTACAGCAGCAACAGTCTAATAAACGTCACTCGCATTCATGGCACGGATCAGACAAAATAacgcagagagacagaatgtaatttaatacgatatcactttatttaaagtgCAATATCGCAGTCTCCTGCAATGTGTTAAAAAGATGTTGTGCAGCCCCAACACAAATGTTGCTTACTCTTTGCACAAACTTTGTTTAAGCTAAACCATACATAAAAGATCGGAAAGAGAAATTACTCTTACATCCCTCAATTGTTGCACCTAGCCCACTGTTCAATCCGTTAACCTACTGTGAGTGAAAACAGTCAAATCTAAACTCCAACCTCTCAGTGTCCTGTGTGAGAATAGCCTTCTGCAGCGCTGCCCTGCTGGGACCAGGTGGAAGGGCACTGGGGCTGATGGGTTTCCCATTTGGCATACAGAGAGAGGGCCCCACGCTGTCCACTCCCTCCTCTGCTGGGGGGATGGTGGCCACAGTCGTGGCAGAGGCTACAGGCTGCTCCACTGCCAGTGTCACCAAGCCATGACTATGTATACGTGCACTGGACGAGGCAGTGAAGGAGAGCACAGGTGAGAAAATGTAATTGTCTATAGCCAATAATTCTCTCACATAGGATCCAAGCTTACCTGACAGGTCTTTCAGGCATCTTCCCGTCCTTCATCCCTCCGGTTGATGCTGTGAGGGAGGGTGCTGTGGGGATGGAGGGCGGCAGAGAcgaggtggtggtggaggaagcCGACATGGTGACAACGGTGGTTGCGGAGGCTGTGGCCGCGTTGAAGGAGGGGATGGTGACCTCCTGGGCCTCGGAGGCATCTTCCCCGCAGTGGGGACAGAAAAGCATACCGCCGCCGTTTGATCTGCTGCGCCCACCGCCCAGCACGGTCACACAACCGCGGTGGAAACGGTGAGCGATGCGTTGGTCTGGGCAGCACTCAAGAAATGTGCCCTGAAAGTGAAGAAAGTAGGATatcaaaaaggagaaagaggaggaaaaaaagtaaattatcgaggagaaagaagaggaaagtaAGATACAGAGAAGAAAGTACGACATCAAGGAGGAGAAAGCATTAAGATTCATTTTAAGACACATTTAAGTATAGTTTGCAAATCCCTGAAGCATTAACTGCACTGGTTCTTGAACAATGTCCTAATTTCACAAGTGaacaacattaaatacactATGCATTTGTAATGATGACAGTAGATGTTTCAAACCCTTTACCGCTATGCAGAAGTATCCACACCCAGGACAGCAGTGGTGTTTAACCATGTGTGACCGATGGACGTCACAAAGCACCATGAGGGGAACCCGACTGGACGGCCGCATGGTCTCCCCTTTTATAGTCCGGTTGGTACAAGCCCTCAGCTGTCAAACAGAGCAGGACAGACAAGATTATACAGTTAGAGATGTGGCTGAAAGCTTAAGCTGTGAGTTTAATGAACTGACACAGACCAGCAGAGACGCAGTCATGATATCCAAATCTACAAAAGACAAACCTCTCCATTGATGCTCTCAGTGGCCATACACTGTCTGCTGACACGGTGGCTGGTGCTGTCGACTCGAGGAGCCTCcatcctgcagctgcagagaggaagctccTCCAGCCGCTCCGTGTCTCCTGCATCACTTCCttctgcagagaggagagaaacattCGATTGTTTATGATGTTCGTTTGTGGTCTTAAGGAAACGGTCCATTTAAGTATGGTGACCAATAGAGTTGCTTTCCATTTTCATAACGTCCAACCGTGGTTACTCGAGATCGCCAGGTAGTGGGAGGAGTTACGTCACAGCACGCCAGTGAAATGCCAGCATGGATAGAAATTCAAAACGTAATCAAAAGCCAAGTAAAGAAGTTACTTGTTATCCAAAATTTTATGTGAACTGAATTTGTTGTggatgtatttctgtttgtacaaccttaaaaaataacattgttagtagtagtagaatatttattagttttttataaaataattgattCTCTGTgtagacaaacaaaaacatctttaacattttatttaaaaaaattaaacattaaaaagaaatcagatTAATTGCAATTTCTCCTATTCAACAACTCACTTTTGAAAGTCTGAACTTGTTGCACCAATATCACAGCATCAGGTTCCGCTTATTATTGCCTTATCTTTAAAACCTCAAGCTAAATCATATTCATAACGTCTTAGTTCAGATAGTTAGTGAAAATTGTTTTAATATCGGCgtaggaaaaaaacatttgtcaatCATCCCTTTAATCTTGATGTACTGTACATCAAGTCGAGCCACCAACTCTGAATGTGTAGCATTTACAGCTGAAAGGAATAGTCGTCTAATTTTTGACATTAACTGTATATAACTTaagatattaaaagtgacatttGTTATTATCCATTAATAAGAGGAATTTGGATAGATTAAGCTGCAACTAGAATTTGCTCATGTTTAAGAGGCTGAAATGAAAGAGACAGGTTTACAGCATTTTGTCTTGAAAGATAATCAACTAATCATTCAGGTCAGCTGACAGGCCATGTCATTACGGTTctacgttttgtttttttaaagaagaagacTGTGGCTTTCATACTACCAtgattaaagaaaaaacaattataagaTTTTCAACTAATTCAGATAACAGTGACACATATGCATCATAAATCTACCGTGATGAGGAGAAAGTGTAAGACTGTCGGCAGCAGCGATGTCCAGAGCACCCAGGGGAACCTCGGTGTACTCAGTGGGCCTTCCTGCTGAGgacaaaaccaaataaaaaaggtataaGCACTGGCCATGAGAGACACATCTTAGACAATGCAGtataatagagatatagatactTAAGATATATTTCCATAAAAAGCAATTCACTCCTTTTATACcctttaatgttttacattacaaCCCTAACCCAAGAAGAAATGCCAACTATTCTGATAAATCGATTAATCCGTTAAGTAATTGTTAatgcaaaaatagaaaatgctgctttcagcctctcaattatggagatttcctgcttttctctgttttataagatattaaactgaatttctttgggttttggactgaaacaagatatttaaagaaatcactttggactttgagaaattggagaggacatttttcactacATTTTGACATTACTTAGACAAATCcattaatctaaaaaataatCCTTTATAATTCTTCCACAAATTCTCAATTCTCCGCCTGTGTTTCTCCTCCAGAGTCCCCGTAGACCTCGTGGTGGAAATGTTCTTGTATCCTTCCCCTGACCTGTACTTTTTCTTGTCAAATCTCTTTGggttgtttctttctcttcatgttGTAGTTTTTTGGAGTTTGCAGACCGAGGAGGATTCAAGCTTAAGTCACTTGCTATACCTTGATTACACACAGGTGATCTTCATTCAGCTGATTACGTGACCTCAACTGGCTGAACCAGTGATGACTTAGGTGCGTCATAGTAAAAGGGGATGAACGTGTGCACAATGGGTTTTTTGCattgcatttaatttatatttatttgttttcacctcaacattaaaaatgtttttaatattaaaatattataactATAACCAACTTCTTTCAATATTGTTCATTATGATGCAACACAagcatattttttattattattagaaaacCCACCAGGTAATGTCACTCACCTCCCACTGTCTCCACCACATCAGCTGTGTTATTCTCTTTGTTCTGGTCCGACTGCTGCCACGAAGTCTCCTCGCTCTCATCTCTACTCTGGACAGCTCTCTTTGTTTCAGACTCTGAACTCTGCAAGGAAGAAATTCCgtctgaatataaaaataatacatctgCCGATTTTATAACACcaaacagagggaggggggggggggtgaagttGCAGCAAATG
This region of Cottoperca gobio chromosome 11, fCotGob3.1, whole genome shotgun sequence genomic DNA includes:
- the ehmt2 gene encoding histone-lysine N-methyltransferase EHMT2 isoform X2, encoding MSAPETTTKEPPEGNDSETPAESLPQTSQVKEENAASTTVAVVKKTEPMGGMPSMLSSLQPGKDSSKAGKEGEQWSPASSSNKPAAGHAAKSLLSLSSSPSTSSTMSPGRAKMSVSGPGSSKSFLAPAPSPSSSSSPSSSSSSVTASSSPSVSPPPPKIHRARKTMNRPAPGQISNVEAPATPSGSSDIETVAKRRKLGHFSDTIEKSENIPENDQTVEETLFHKKVESVTKTAPEKSNSSVRKSEEEVAEKNKISSPSTRDSEKFEDDGAEARQHTKDVEGSVNMSDHSSESETKRAVQSRDESEETSWQQSDQNKENNTADVVETVGAGRPTEYTEVPLGALDIAAADSLTLSPHHGSDAGDTERLEELPLCSCRMEAPRVDSTSHRVSRQCMATESINGELRACTNRTIKGETMRPSSRVPLMVLCDVHRSHMVKHHCCPGCGYFCIAGTFLECCPDQRIAHRFHRGCVTVLGGGRSRSNGGGMLFCPHCGEDASEAQEVTIPSFNAATASATTVVTMSASSTTTSSLPPSIPTAPSLTASTGGMKDGKMPERPVSARIHSHGLVTLAVEQPVASATTVATIPPAEEGVDSVGPSLCMPNGKPISPSALPPGPSRAALQKAILTQDTERRKKLRFHPRQLYPAAKQGEVQRVLLMLMEGIDPTYQPDSQNKRSALHAAAQRGLLEVCYILIQAGAQVDAQDKDRRTPLFEAIINNHIEVAHYLVQNGACVYHVEEDGYTGLHHAAKLGNLEIVNLLLETGQVDVNAQDSGGWTPIIWSAEHKHVAVIKVLLNRGADVTISDKSLPSFQELNVCLHWAAYAGNVDIAELVMNSGCSIASVNMHGDTPLHIAAREGYLECVTLFLSRGADIDIMNREGDTPLSLARPDTPVWVALQINRKLRRGITNRMLRTERIICSDIAQGYENVPIPCVNAVDDEGCPSDYKYISENCETSAMNIDRNITHLQHCSCTDDCSSSNCLCGQLSIRCWYDKDQRLLQEFNKIEPPLIFECNMACSCYRTCKNRVVQAGIKVRLQLYRTEKMGWGVRALQDIPQGSFICEYVGELISDAEADVREDDSYLFDLDNKDGEVYCIDARYYGNISRFINHLCDPNLIPVRVFMLHQDLRFPRIAFFSSRDILSGQELGFDYGDRFWDIKSKYFTCQCGSEKCKHSAEAIALEQNRLARLEACPESGADCGMTMLGSS
- the ehmt2 gene encoding histone-lysine N-methyltransferase EHMT2 isoform X4 produces the protein MSAPETTTKEPPEGNDSETPAESLPQTSQVKEENAASTTVAVVKKTEPMGGMPSMLSSLQPGKDSSKAGKEGEQWSPASSSNKPAAGHAAKSLLSLSSSPSTSSTMSPGRAKMSVSGPGSSKSFLAPAPSPSSSSSPSSSSSSVTASSSPSVSPPPPKIHRARKTMNRPAPGQISNVEAPATPSGSSDIETVAKRRKLGHFSDTIEKSENIPENDQTVEETLFHKKVESVTKTAPEKSNSSVRKSEEEVAEKNKISSPSTRDSEKFEDDGAEARQHTKDVEGSVNMSDHSSESETKRAVQSRDESEETSWQQSDQNKENNTADVVETVGAGRPTEYTEVPLGALDIAAADSLTLSPHHEGSDAGDTERLEELPLCSCRMEAPRVDSTSHRVSRQCMATESINGELRACTNRTIKGETMRPSSRVPLMVLCDVHRSHMVKHHCCPGCGYFCIAGTFLECCPDQRIAHRFHRGCVTVLGGGRSRSNGGGMLFCPHCGEDASEAQEVTIPSFNAATASATTVVTMSASSTTTSSLPPSIPTAPSLTASTGGMKDGKMPERPVSARIHSHGLVTLAVEQPVASATTVATIPPAEEGVDSVGPSLCMPNGKPISPSALPPGPSRAALQKAILTQDTERRKKLRFHPRQLYPAAKQGEVQRVLLMLMEGIDPTYQPDSQNKRSALHAAAQRGLLEVCYILIQAGAQVDAQDKDRRTPLFEAIINNHIEVAHYLVQNGACVYHVEEDGYTGLHHAAKLGNLEIVNLLLETGQVDVNAQDSGGWTPIIWSAEHKHVAVIKVLLNRGADVTISDKELNVCLHWAAYAGNVDIAELVMNSGCSIASVNMHGDTPLHIAAREGYLECVTLFLSRGADIDIMNREGDTPLSLARPDTPVWVALQINRKLRRGITNRMLRTERIICSDIAQGYENVPIPCVNAVDDEGCPSDYKYISENCETSAMNIDRNITHLQHCSCTDDCSSSNCLCGQLSIRCWYDKDQRLLQEFNKIEPPLIFECNMACSCYRTCKNRVVQAGIKVRLQLYRTEKMGWGVRALQDIPQGSFICEYVGELISDAEADVREDDSYLFDLDNKDGEVYCIDARYYGNISRFINHLCDPNLIPVRVFMLHQDLRFPRIAFFSSRDILSGQELGFDYGDRFWDIKSKYFTCQCGSEKCKHSAEAIALEQNRLARLEACPESGADCGMTMLGSS
- the ehmt2 gene encoding histone-lysine N-methyltransferase EHMT2 isoform X1, with protein sequence MSAPETTTKEPPEGNDSETPAESLPQTSQVKEENAASTTVAVVKKTEPMGGMPSMLSSLQPGKDSSKAGKEGEQWSPASSSNKPAAGHAAKSLLSLSSSPSTSSTMSPGRAKMSVSGPGSSKSFLAPAPSPSSSSSPSSSSSSVTASSSPSVSPPPPKIHRARKTMNRPAPGQISNVEAPATPSGSSDIETVAKRRKLGHFSDTIEKSENIPENDQTVEETLFHKKVESVTKTAPEKSNSSVRKSEEEVAEKNKISSPSTRDSEKFEDDGAEARQHTKDVEGSVNMSDHSSESETKRAVQSRDESEETSWQQSDQNKENNTADVVETVGAGRPTEYTEVPLGALDIAAADSLTLSPHHEGSDAGDTERLEELPLCSCRMEAPRVDSTSHRVSRQCMATESINGELRACTNRTIKGETMRPSSRVPLMVLCDVHRSHMVKHHCCPGCGYFCIAGTFLECCPDQRIAHRFHRGCVTVLGGGRSRSNGGGMLFCPHCGEDASEAQEVTIPSFNAATASATTVVTMSASSTTTSSLPPSIPTAPSLTASTGGMKDGKMPERPVSARIHSHGLVTLAVEQPVASATTVATIPPAEEGVDSVGPSLCMPNGKPISPSALPPGPSRAALQKAILTQDTERRKKLRFHPRQLYPAAKQGEVQRVLLMLMEGIDPTYQPDSQNKRSALHAAAQRGLLEVCYILIQAGAQVDAQDKDRRTPLFEAIINNHIEVAHYLVQNGACVYHVEEDGYTGLHHAAKLGNLEIVNLLLETGQVDVNAQDSGGWTPIIWSAEHKHVAVIKVLLNRGADVTISDKSLPSFQELNVCLHWAAYAGNVDIAELVMNSGCSIASVNMHGDTPLHIAAREGYLECVTLFLSRGADIDIMNREGDTPLSLARPDTPVWVALQINRKLRRGITNRMLRTERIICSDIAQGYENVPIPCVNAVDDEGCPSDYKYISENCETSAMNIDRNITHLQHCSCTDDCSSSNCLCGQLSIRCWYDKDQRLLQEFNKIEPPLIFECNMACSCYRTCKNRVVQAGIKVRLQLYRTEKMGWGVRALQDIPQGSFICEYVGELISDAEADVREDDSYLFDLDNKDGEVYCIDARYYGNISRFINHLCDPNLIPVRVFMLHQDLRFPRIAFFSSRDILSGQELGFDYGDRFWDIKSKYFTCQCGSEKCKHSAEAIALEQNRLARLEACPESGADCGMTMLGSS
- the ehmt2 gene encoding histone-lysine N-methyltransferase EHMT2 isoform X5, which encodes MSAPETTTKEPPEGNDSETPAESLPQTSQVKEENAASTTVAVVKKTEPMGGMPSMLSSLQPGKDSSKAGKEGEQWSPASSSNKPAAGHAAKSLLSLSSSPSTSSTMSPGRAKMSVSGPGSSKSFLAPAPSPSSSSSPSSSSSSVTASSSPSVSPPPPKIHRARKTMNRPAPGQISNVEAPATPSGSSDIETVAKRRKLGHFSDTIEKSENIPENDQTVEETLFHKKVESVTKTAPEKSNSSVRKSEEEVAEKNKISSPSTRDSEKSSESETKRAVQSRDESEETSWQQSDQNKENNTADVVETVGAGRPTEYTEVPLGALDIAAADSLTLSPHHEGSDAGDTERLEELPLCSCRMEAPRVDSTSHRVSRQCMATESINGELRACTNRTIKGETMRPSSRVPLMVLCDVHRSHMVKHHCCPGCGYFCIAGTFLECCPDQRIAHRFHRGCVTVLGGGRSRSNGGGMLFCPHCGEDASEAQEVTIPSFNAATASATTVVTMSASSTTTSSLPPSIPTAPSLTASTGGMKDGKMPERPVSARIHSHGLVTLAVEQPVASATTVATIPPAEEGVDSVGPSLCMPNGKPISPSALPPGPSRAALQKAILTQDTERRKKLRFHPRQLYPAAKQGEVQRVLLMLMEGIDPTYQPDSQNKRSALHAAAQRGLLEVCYILIQAGAQVDAQDKDRRTPLFEAIINNHIEVAHYLVQNGACVYHVEEDGYTGLHHAAKLGNLEIVNLLLETGQVDVNAQDSGGWTPIIWSAEHKHVAVIKVLLNRGADVTISDKSLPSFQELNVCLHWAAYAGNVDIAELVMNSGCSIASVNMHGDTPLHIAAREGYLECVTLFLSRGADIDIMNREGDTPLSLARPDTPVWVALQINRKLRRGITNRMLRTERIICSDIAQGYENVPIPCVNAVDDEGCPSDYKYISENCETSAMNIDRNITHLQHCSCTDDCSSSNCLCGQLSIRCWYDKDQRLLQEFNKIEPPLIFECNMACSCYRTCKNRVVQAGIKVRLQLYRTEKMGWGVRALQDIPQGSFICEYVGELISDAEADVREDDSYLFDLDNKDGEVYCIDARYYGNISRFINHLCDPNLIPVRVFMLHQDLRFPRIAFFSSRDILSGQELGFDYGDRFWDIKSKYFTCQCGSEKCKHSAEAIALEQNRLARLEACPESGADCGMTMLGSS
- the ehmt2 gene encoding histone-lysine N-methyltransferase EHMT2 isoform X3 encodes the protein MSAPETTTKEPPEGNDSETPAESLPQTSQVKEENAASTTVAVVKKTEPMGGMPSMLSSLQPGKDSSKAGKEGEQWSPASSSNKPAAGHAAKSLLSLSSSPSTSSTMSPGRAKMSVSGPGSSKSFLAPAPSPSSSSSPSSSSSSVTASSSPSVSPPPPKIHRARKTMNRPAPGQISNVEAPATPSGSSDIETVAKRRKLGHFSDTIEKSENIPENDQTVEETLFHKKVESVTKTAPEKSNSSVRKSEEEVAEKNKISSPSTRDSEKFEDDGAEARQHTKDVEGSVNMSDHSSESETKRAVQSRDESEETSWQQSDQNKENNTADVVETVGGRPTEYTEVPLGALDIAAADSLTLSPHHEGSDAGDTERLEELPLCSCRMEAPRVDSTSHRVSRQCMATESINGELRACTNRTIKGETMRPSSRVPLMVLCDVHRSHMVKHHCCPGCGYFCIAGTFLECCPDQRIAHRFHRGCVTVLGGGRSRSNGGGMLFCPHCGEDASEAQEVTIPSFNAATASATTVVTMSASSTTTSSLPPSIPTAPSLTASTGGMKDGKMPERPVSARIHSHGLVTLAVEQPVASATTVATIPPAEEGVDSVGPSLCMPNGKPISPSALPPGPSRAALQKAILTQDTERRKKLRFHPRQLYPAAKQGEVQRVLLMLMEGIDPTYQPDSQNKRSALHAAAQRGLLEVCYILIQAGAQVDAQDKDRRTPLFEAIINNHIEVAHYLVQNGACVYHVEEDGYTGLHHAAKLGNLEIVNLLLETGQVDVNAQDSGGWTPIIWSAEHKHVAVIKVLLNRGADVTISDKSLPSFQELNVCLHWAAYAGNVDIAELVMNSGCSIASVNMHGDTPLHIAAREGYLECVTLFLSRGADIDIMNREGDTPLSLARPDTPVWVALQINRKLRRGITNRMLRTERIICSDIAQGYENVPIPCVNAVDDEGCPSDYKYISENCETSAMNIDRNITHLQHCSCTDDCSSSNCLCGQLSIRCWYDKDQRLLQEFNKIEPPLIFECNMACSCYRTCKNRVVQAGIKVRLQLYRTEKMGWGVRALQDIPQGSFICEYVGELISDAEADVREDDSYLFDLDNKDGEVYCIDARYYGNISRFINHLCDPNLIPVRVFMLHQDLRFPRIAFFSSRDILSGQELGFDYGDRFWDIKSKYFTCQCGSEKCKHSAEAIALEQNRLARLEACPESGADCGMTMLGSS